One Sporomusaceae bacterium ACPt DNA window includes the following coding sequences:
- the tmpC gene encoding Membrane lipoprotein TmpC, which translates to MKKSFKILAVCLSLVFMLSLVAGCGSKQEPAKTSKDTGKKFKVAYVISNNLGDKSFFDSGYAGLERAKKELGIEYKVIQSANSADWEPNLKAAAEEDYDLIIAAASQMHDAVKNVAPQFPDKKFVYIDDVVEGNNIASITFAQNEGSFLAGALAALMTTHTELPGMNQDKIVGWVGGADIAVLHDFLIGYEQGAKYIDPSTKVLSSFAGSFSDPAKGKELTLAQYSQGADIVMNVASATGVGILEAAKDAGKYAIGVDSDQDGVYPGHILSSMLKRIDNSCFDQIRLAMEKNWKAGHFEYGLKNKGVGLTDMTVMGDKIPKDVRDKLAEIEKKVASGEIVVQHYENFGVKKK; encoded by the coding sequence GTGAAAAAGAGTTTCAAAATCTTAGCCGTATGCCTGTCTTTGGTTTTTATGCTGAGTCTGGTCGCAGGCTGTGGCAGTAAACAGGAACCGGCAAAAACATCAAAAGATACCGGCAAAAAGTTTAAGGTAGCCTACGTAATTTCCAACAATCTGGGGGACAAATCCTTCTTTGATTCCGGTTACGCCGGTCTGGAAAGGGCGAAAAAAGAGCTGGGTATTGAATACAAAGTAATCCAATCAGCCAACAGTGCAGACTGGGAACCTAACCTCAAGGCTGCTGCCGAAGAAGACTATGATCTGATTATTGCGGCTGCATCCCAAATGCATGATGCGGTGAAAAACGTGGCACCCCAGTTTCCTGACAAGAAATTTGTGTATATTGATGATGTTGTCGAAGGTAATAATATTGCTTCCATTACCTTTGCTCAGAATGAAGGCTCTTTCTTGGCCGGTGCTCTGGCGGCCTTAATGACCACCCACACCGAACTGCCCGGCATGAACCAGGACAAAATCGTTGGCTGGGTTGGCGGCGCTGATATTGCTGTGCTGCATGACTTCCTGATTGGTTATGAACAAGGGGCCAAGTATATAGATCCGAGTACCAAAGTGCTTTCTTCCTTCGCCGGTTCGTTTAGCGATCCCGCAAAAGGCAAGGAACTAACGCTGGCACAGTACAGCCAAGGCGCTGACATTGTAATGAACGTGGCTTCCGCTACCGGTGTTGGTATTCTGGAAGCAGCCAAGGATGCAGGCAAGTATGCCATCGGCGTGGATTCTGACCAGGACGGAGTTTACCCCGGGCATATTTTATCCAGCATGTTGAAACGGATTGATAATTCCTGCTTTGATCAAATCCGGCTGGCTATGGAGAAAAACTGGAAAGCCGGACATTTCGAATATGGTCTGAAAAATAAAGGTGTAGGGTTGACCGACATGACTGTAATGGGAGATAAAATTCCCAAGGATGTAAGAGACAAGTTGGCAGAGATTGAGAAAAAGGTTGCCAGCGGGGAGATTGTTGTTCAGCACTACGAAAACTTCGGGGTTAAAAAGAAGTAA
- the mglA_1 gene encoding Galactose/methyl galactoside import ATP-binding protein MglA encodes MPQSDVLLKMRGICKSFGPVKANDAIDFEVAKGEIHALIGENGAGKTTLMKTLFGLHKPDSGTIEFAGEPLAIDGPRAAMDKGIGMVHQHFMLVPSLTVTENIVLGNEPKKNIFYDFQVAEEQVKRISEEYGLKIDPRARIRDCSVGVQQRVEIIKALSRGARLLILDEPTAVLTPQETKDLFVVLRQMVKQGMTIVFISHKLKEVLEISRRITVMRAGKVVGKVETSQTSEEQLASLMVGRQVLLRVEKKPAEAGKAILAVEKLWVSDQRGLPAVRGVSFQVRSGEILGVAGVEGNGQTELVEAICGLRRVEAGQVIKDGVNLAGKTVREIRHLGVAHIPEDRFTSGLCRDASILENLIGGLHLDNPYSHKGVLCMAEIETYVEKAVKDYGIKTGSIYDPVKSLSGGNAQKVVIARELASNANLIVASQPTRGVDIGAIEFIHRLIVAKRDEGKGILLVSADLQEVLSLSDRLIVLYEGQIVAELITRQTNEDEVGLYMTGGKRMVGGRGRGLWQGFVK; translated from the coding sequence ATGCCACAGTCGGATGTGTTATTGAAGATGCGAGGCATATGTAAAAGCTTTGGGCCGGTAAAAGCAAATGACGCGATTGATTTCGAAGTAGCAAAAGGGGAAATTCATGCGCTGATTGGAGAAAACGGCGCCGGTAAAACGACTTTGATGAAGACTCTGTTTGGCTTGCACAAACCGGATAGCGGCACTATCGAGTTTGCCGGCGAGCCGTTGGCTATAGATGGTCCTAGGGCAGCGATGGACAAAGGAATCGGAATGGTGCACCAGCACTTTATGTTGGTGCCATCGCTGACTGTGACGGAAAACATAGTCTTAGGGAATGAGCCTAAAAAGAATATTTTTTATGATTTTCAGGTTGCTGAAGAACAGGTCAAACGTATTTCCGAGGAATATGGTTTAAAAATCGATCCCAGGGCCCGTATCCGGGATTGTTCCGTAGGGGTGCAGCAACGGGTGGAAATCATCAAGGCTTTATCCCGGGGGGCCAGACTGCTGATTTTGGATGAACCGACGGCTGTGCTGACCCCCCAGGAAACAAAAGATTTATTTGTTGTCTTGCGGCAAATGGTCAAGCAGGGAATGACCATCGTTTTTATTTCCCACAAATTAAAGGAGGTTTTGGAGATTTCCCGGCGCATTACCGTCATGCGGGCCGGTAAAGTGGTTGGCAAGGTTGAGACGTCACAAACCAGCGAAGAGCAACTGGCTTCCTTGATGGTAGGCCGGCAGGTGCTGCTAAGAGTGGAGAAAAAACCGGCAGAAGCGGGAAAAGCTATTCTGGCAGTCGAAAAGCTCTGGGTATCCGACCAGCGCGGCCTGCCTGCCGTCAGGGGCGTGTCTTTCCAGGTTCGCTCCGGTGAGATTCTGGGGGTGGCGGGCGTCGAAGGAAACGGCCAGACCGAGTTGGTGGAAGCCATATGTGGCTTGCGGCGGGTGGAGGCAGGACAGGTCATCAAGGACGGCGTGAACCTGGCAGGTAAGACAGTCAGGGAGATCCGCCACCTGGGTGTGGCTCATATTCCTGAGGACCGCTTTACCAGCGGGCTGTGCCGGGATGCCAGTATTCTGGAAAATTTGATTGGCGGCCTGCATTTGGATAACCCTTATTCCCATAAAGGGGTTCTGTGTATGGCGGAAATTGAAACATACGTGGAAAAAGCGGTAAAAGACTACGGTATAAAAACCGGTTCCATTTATGATCCTGTCAAATCGCTATCAGGCGGCAATGCGCAGAAAGTGGTTATTGCCCGGGAGTTGGCCTCTAACGCCAACCTGATTGTGGCTTCCCAGCCTACCCGGGGTGTGGACATTGGTGCCATTGAGTTCATTCACCGTCTGATTGTAGCCAAGCGGGACGAGGGTAAAGGCATCTTACTGGTCTCGGCAGACTTGCAGGAAGTGCTGTCGTTAAGTGACCGGCTGATTGTACTGTATGAAGGTCAGATCGTAGCCGAACTAATCACCAGGCAAACCAACGAAGACGAGGTCGGGCTGTATATGACCGGCGGTAAGCGGATGGTGGGGGGAAGGGGGCGGGGCTTGTGGCAGGGTTTCGTAAAATGA